The Congregibacter litoralis KT71 genome contains a region encoding:
- a CDS encoding mechanosensitive ion channel family protein translates to MPRYLLALIACCFLSLSVSNPLFAQDDSAESEESKAVVETPAEEPAPEAEADAGTMREILESEKRAEEVIREKVAELEGNEELPRTPLQLIVLMADASGRKDWEQAASYLDMRYLPEDMADWTALDLMDALRVLWNQQNIIDITSMSDEPEGKLDDGLPPYRDLVGMIRRDNGEEVPIYLQRIPDGAGGKIWKISNASVAEIPSLWQDLGYGPVAVWLERHLPDYRFAGLESWQLITGIVFLVAAWYIAMLASYLLMRIALLVPNRFPLGIESFFQGSLRFFLFLVIFRLLMDQLALSLAARVYLNSSGVGYIAFTILLLGVISLIRDYNIRRLERAGNRQYVALLKPFTTIVKIVAMLIVALVWAERAGYNMSTIIAGLGVGSLAVALAAQKTLENVIGAITLYSARPVNPGDLCRFGNIVGVVEEIGLRSTMIRTLNRTMLAVPNAVFSSVEVENFSHRDRIRYYQHIELQMTTADQLRVILGRLRELFLSHADAMQETVSVRLEKVAAATAVIRIDVGIRTTDYQRFLAVAEDLNLRMIELVHDAGAIFSGPGQVLQLRDFYRASDDTLADVKSQLENWKGEEKLPFPDYTAAEKAALQGAIELPNREDKS, encoded by the coding sequence ATGCCCCGATATCTCCTGGCGCTGATCGCCTGTTGCTTTCTGTCCCTCTCCGTATCGAACCCCCTCTTTGCGCAGGACGACAGCGCTGAGAGCGAAGAGAGTAAAGCGGTGGTAGAGACCCCGGCGGAAGAGCCGGCGCCGGAAGCCGAGGCCGATGCGGGAACCATGCGGGAGATTCTGGAATCGGAAAAAAGGGCCGAAGAAGTCATCCGCGAGAAGGTGGCTGAGCTGGAGGGGAACGAGGAGCTGCCGCGCACTCCGCTTCAGCTGATTGTGCTCATGGCCGATGCCTCGGGGCGCAAAGACTGGGAGCAGGCAGCCAGCTATCTGGACATGCGCTACCTACCGGAGGACATGGCAGACTGGACCGCCCTGGATCTTATGGACGCTCTGCGGGTTTTATGGAACCAGCAGAACATCATCGACATCACCAGCATGAGCGATGAGCCCGAGGGCAAGCTCGATGATGGCCTCCCCCCCTATCGCGACCTCGTGGGCATGATCCGCAGGGATAATGGTGAAGAAGTGCCCATTTACCTGCAGCGTATCCCTGATGGTGCGGGGGGCAAAATCTGGAAAATCTCCAATGCCAGCGTCGCGGAGATTCCGTCCCTGTGGCAGGACCTTGGCTACGGCCCTGTCGCCGTGTGGCTGGAACGGCACCTGCCGGATTATCGCTTTGCAGGACTGGAAAGCTGGCAGCTGATCACGGGGATCGTCTTCCTGGTAGCAGCCTGGTACATCGCCATGCTCGCCAGCTACCTCCTGATGCGCATCGCGCTCCTGGTCCCCAACCGATTTCCCCTGGGCATTGAGAGCTTTTTTCAGGGCTCCCTGCGTTTCTTCCTGTTCCTGGTTATTTTCCGTCTTCTTATGGATCAACTGGCGCTGTCCCTGGCGGCGCGGGTCTATCTCAACTCCTCCGGTGTGGGTTACATCGCCTTTACGATTTTGCTCCTCGGGGTGATCTCCCTCATCCGGGATTACAACATCCGGCGCCTGGAGCGCGCGGGAAATCGCCAGTATGTGGCGCTGCTCAAACCCTTCACCACCATCGTCAAGATCGTTGCGATGCTCATCGTCGCCCTGGTGTGGGCAGAAAGGGCCGGCTACAACATGTCCACCATCATCGCGGGTCTCGGCGTAGGGTCCCTGGCCGTGGCCCTGGCGGCACAGAAGACCCTGGAAAACGTGATCGGAGCCATCACGCTTTACTCGGCGCGCCCTGTGAATCCCGGAGATCTCTGTCGCTTTGGCAACATCGTGGGTGTTGTAGAGGAAATCGGCCTTCGCTCCACCATGATTCGCACCCTGAACCGCACCATGCTGGCGGTGCCCAACGCGGTGTTTTCATCGGTAGAAGTTGAAAACTTCAGCCATCGGGATCGCATCCGCTACTACCAGCATATTGAGTTACAGATGACTACGGCGGATCAGCTCCGGGTAATTCTCGGTCGCCTCCGGGAGCTTTTCCTATCCCATGCTGATGCCATGCAGGAGACCGTCAGTGTGCGCCTGGAGAAAGTCGCCGCGGCGACGGCGGTGATCCGTATCGACGTCGGTATTCGAACAACAGACTATCAGCGCTTTTTAGCAGTCGCGGAGGATCTGAATCTGCGCATGATTGAACTGGTGCACGACGCGGGTGCCATTTTCAGTGGCCCGGGACAGGTCCTCCAGCTGCGGGATTTTTATCGCGCCTCGGACGACACGCTGGCAGACGTAAAGTCCCAACTTGAAAACTGGAAAGGGGAAGAAAAGCTTCCCTTCCCCGACTACACCGCCGCCGAGAAAGCGGCCCTGCAAGGCGCCATCGAGCTGCCAAACCGTGAGGACAAATCCTGA
- the tatC gene encoding twin-arginine translocase subunit TatC codes for MTDTDTPLPLIAHLTELRDRLLRAILAVLLVFIVLFPFANEIYAFVSQPLRELLPENASMIATDVASPFLTPFKLTLFTALFIAIPYVLFQIWSFIAPGMYSQEKRFALPVLASSVLLFYCGAAFAYFVVFPLIFAFFTSVGPTDVAIMTDINRYLDFVLKLFFAFGLAFEIPIAALIAIWAGITTPEDLGRKRPYIIVGCFVFGMLLTPPDVISQALLAIPMWLLFEAGVIAGRLLIKRKAES; via the coding sequence GTGACTGATACGGATACACCCCTGCCGCTTATTGCCCATCTCACGGAGCTCAGGGACAGGCTGCTGCGCGCCATCCTCGCGGTGCTGCTGGTCTTCATTGTGCTCTTCCCCTTCGCCAATGAAATCTACGCCTTTGTGTCCCAGCCCCTGCGGGAGCTGTTGCCGGAAAACGCCAGCATGATCGCCACGGACGTGGCCTCACCGTTCCTCACCCCCTTCAAGCTGACGCTGTTCACTGCCCTGTTTATCGCCATTCCCTACGTGCTGTTTCAGATCTGGTCGTTTATTGCGCCGGGAATGTACAGCCAGGAGAAGCGCTTTGCTCTGCCCGTGCTCGCCAGTTCCGTGTTGCTGTTTTACTGCGGCGCGGCTTTTGCGTATTTCGTGGTCTTCCCGCTGATTTTTGCTTTCTTCACCAGCGTTGGACCCACAGATGTCGCCATCATGACGGACATCAACCGCTATTTGGATTTTGTTCTGAAGCTGTTCTTTGCCTTCGGTCTGGCCTTTGAGATACCCATCGCGGCACTCATCGCCATCTGGGCGGGGATCACCACACCGGAAGATCTGGGCCGTAAACGCCCCTACATCATTGTGGGCTGCTTCGTCTTCGGCATGCTCCTCACGCCCCCGGATGTGATCTCCCAGGCCCTCCTCGCGATCCCTATGTGGCTCCTCTTCGAAGCCGGCGTCATCGCAGGCCGTCTGCTCATCAAGCGCAAAGCTGAGTCCTGA
- the tatB gene encoding Sec-independent protein translocase protein TatB, with protein MFDIGFAELLIIGVVALIVVGPERLPDAVRTASAWLNRLRRGFNDIKQEVQQELHNDAVMKDLKALKDSSEELRRETQSLGSDFKSSFSASKNDSSDPTIAAPADTSGDSGNTRNKQSSAAEESGAPESSEGDDQASPIMDRKAGD; from the coding sequence ATGTTCGATATCGGTTTTGCCGAATTACTCATCATCGGCGTCGTCGCGCTCATCGTTGTGGGCCCGGAGCGGCTCCCCGATGCCGTGCGCACTGCAAGCGCCTGGCTCAATCGCCTGCGCCGGGGCTTTAACGACATCAAGCAGGAGGTCCAACAGGAGCTTCACAACGATGCGGTCATGAAAGACCTCAAGGCCCTGAAGGACAGCAGCGAAGAGCTGCGCCGGGAGACGCAGAGCCTCGGTTCAGACTTCAAGAGCAGCTTTAGCGCCTCAAAGAATGACAGCAGCGACCCGACGATCGCGGCACCTGCTGATACCAGCGGCGACAGCGGAAACACCCGGAACAAGCAAAGCAGCGCAGCCGAAGAAAGCGGTGCACCCGAATCAAGCGAAGGGGACGACCAAGCCTCTCCCATAATGGATCGCAAAGCCGGTGACTGA
- the tatA gene encoding twin-arginine translocase TatA/TatE family subunit, translated as MGLGGISIWQLLIILAIVVMLFGTKRLRSLGSDLGSAVKGFRSSMQDEGENEGDKKTDERDEPEVSDAAKNKSDV; from the coding sequence ATGGGATTGGGTGGAATCAGCATTTGGCAGTTACTCATCATTCTGGCCATTGTGGTCATGCTGTTTGGTACCAAGCGTTTACGCAGCCTGGGATCAGATCTCGGCAGTGCGGTAAAAGGTTTCCGCAGCAGCATGCAGGACGAGGGCGAGAATGAGGGCGACAAGAAAACCGACGAAAGGGACGAGCCCGAGGTCAGTGATGCCGCCAAAAACAAGAGCGACGTCTAG
- a CDS encoding phosphoribosyl-ATP diphosphatase, with amino-acid sequence MQQNADTDVLQALDAVLQARKEATGDSSYVASLYEKGLNKILEKVGEEASEVIIAAKDCDGEQGQEALLGEIADLWFHSMVLLAQQGLSSGQVLAILQERFGLSGHEEKASRS; translated from the coding sequence ATGCAACAAAACGCTGATACGGACGTATTACAAGCGCTGGATGCCGTTCTTCAGGCGCGCAAGGAAGCCACGGGAGACAGTTCCTACGTGGCCAGCCTTTATGAAAAGGGTCTGAACAAGATTCTTGAGAAAGTCGGAGAGGAAGCATCGGAAGTCATTATTGCAGCCAAAGACTGTGATGGTGAGCAGGGACAGGAAGCCCTCCTCGGCGAAATCGCCGACCTCTGGTTTCACAGCATGGTCCTGCTCGCCCAACAGGGGCTTTCATCGGGGCAGGTACTGGCAATTTTACAGGAGCGTTTTGGCCTCTCGGGTCACGAAGAGAAGGCTTCACGCAGTTAA
- the hisI gene encoding phosphoribosyl-AMP cyclohydrolase, whose amino-acid sequence MDQTTTRHYLEEVRWNADGLVPAIARDWNTGKVLMMAWMNADSLRCTVDEGRAVYWSRSRQALWRKGESSGNTQQVKSLRLDCDGDTLLLEVEQVGGMACHTGREHCFYRELIDGKWQTVEAVLKDPEEIYATKR is encoded by the coding sequence ATGGATCAGACAACAACAAGGCACTATCTGGAGGAGGTTCGCTGGAACGCGGATGGCCTCGTGCCCGCCATCGCCAGAGACTGGAACACGGGCAAGGTACTGATGATGGCGTGGATGAACGCCGATTCTCTTCGCTGTACCGTAGACGAGGGCCGCGCCGTGTACTGGTCCCGATCTCGCCAGGCCCTGTGGCGCAAAGGGGAAAGTTCCGGAAACACGCAGCAGGTCAAAAGCCTGCGCCTGGACTGCGATGGCGACACCCTGTTATTGGAGGTCGAACAAGTAGGCGGCATGGCCTGCCACACGGGCCGGGAGCACTGTTTTTATCGCGAGCTCATCGACGGCAAGTGGCAGACCGTAGAGGCGGTTCTCAAAGATCCTGAAGAAATTTATGCAACAAAACGCTGA
- the ubiB gene encoding ubiquinone biosynthesis regulatory protein kinase UbiB: MSSLLRSIEIIRVVGRYRLDELLPEQARHPVLTPLLRLNPWRLQGNTAKRGERLRRALEDLGPVFIKFGQMLSTRRDLLPEDIADELALLQDQVSPFDADIARNIIETALGGSVDTLFERFDREPLASASVAQVHSARTREGREVVVKVIRPDIEPVIRKDMALLARIARFVERWLKEGRRLRPVDVVRDYRQTILDELDLGREAANASQLRRNFSDGSLVYVPEVFWDYTRRNVMVMERIYGIPVTDLDTLRAKNVDLKVLGERGVEIFFTQVFRDSFFHADMHPGNIFVDASDPGDPRYIAIDCAIIGSLSEDDQYYLARNLLAIFRRDYHEVAQLHVECGWVPPSTRVQDFESAMRAVCEPVFERPIAEISFGQLLVYLFQTAARFDMEVQPSLVLLQKTLLNIEGLGRQLYPQLNLWDTAMPFLEKWVAERYSPQSMIKRLQQHAPGWLEQLPQLPEAVMEGLQGQRDTQRRAEQLIAAERELRRKEDARARRRYLAAMVCIIAAGAALPPVRSMLEQAPPVSWVLLAVAAGLAWPGQSV; this comes from the coding sequence ATGTCCAGTCTCCTGCGCAGTATTGAAATTATCCGGGTAGTCGGTCGCTATCGGCTGGATGAACTGCTCCCGGAGCAGGCACGACACCCCGTACTCACGCCACTCCTCAGACTGAATCCCTGGCGCCTTCAGGGCAACACGGCAAAACGGGGCGAGCGCCTGCGTCGCGCCCTGGAAGATCTCGGCCCCGTATTTATCAAATTCGGACAAATGCTCTCGACGCGAAGGGATTTGCTCCCAGAGGACATTGCCGACGAGCTGGCGCTTCTTCAGGATCAGGTAAGCCCCTTTGATGCAGACATCGCCAGGAACATCATAGAGACCGCCCTTGGCGGCAGCGTAGACACCCTTTTTGAACGCTTCGATCGCGAACCTCTGGCATCTGCCTCCGTGGCTCAGGTGCACAGTGCGCGTACCCGGGAAGGACGGGAGGTGGTGGTTAAGGTCATCCGTCCGGACATTGAGCCCGTTATTCGCAAAGATATGGCTCTCCTGGCGCGTATTGCGCGATTCGTAGAGCGCTGGCTGAAAGAGGGCCGGCGCCTGCGTCCGGTAGATGTGGTCCGGGATTATCGGCAGACGATCCTCGACGAGCTGGATCTCGGTCGCGAGGCCGCCAATGCCTCACAGCTTCGGCGTAACTTCTCTGATGGCAGTCTTGTGTATGTGCCGGAAGTTTTCTGGGATTACACCCGGCGCAACGTCATGGTCATGGAGCGTATTTACGGCATCCCGGTCACCGATCTGGACACGCTCCGCGCAAAAAACGTGGATCTGAAAGTCCTCGGGGAGCGCGGCGTCGAGATTTTCTTTACCCAGGTGTTTCGCGACAGCTTTTTCCATGCGGATATGCATCCGGGCAATATTTTTGTCGACGCCTCCGATCCTGGGGATCCCCGCTACATCGCCATCGATTGCGCCATTATCGGCTCCCTCAGCGAAGACGATCAGTACTATCTTGCGCGCAATCTCCTGGCGATTTTCCGCCGGGACTATCACGAAGTTGCACAGCTCCACGTGGAATGCGGCTGGGTGCCTCCGAGTACACGGGTCCAGGACTTTGAATCCGCCATGCGCGCGGTCTGCGAGCCGGTGTTTGAACGTCCCATCGCAGAGATTTCCTTCGGGCAGCTGCTGGTCTACCTGTTTCAGACTGCCGCGCGCTTCGACATGGAGGTGCAGCCGTCCCTGGTGCTCCTGCAAAAGACCCTTCTCAATATCGAAGGGCTGGGAAGACAGCTGTATCCCCAGCTGAATCTCTGGGACACGGCCATGCCGTTCCTGGAAAAGTGGGTGGCGGAGCGCTACTCGCCCCAAAGCATGATCAAACGCCTGCAGCAGCACGCTCCCGGCTGGCTCGAGCAGCTTCCGCAGCTACCCGAGGCCGTCATGGAAGGCCTTCAGGGGCAGCGCGATACCCAGCGGCGGGCCGAGCAGCTCATCGCCGCGGAGCGCGAGCTTCGGCGAAAGGAGGATGCCCGGGCGCGTCGGCGCTACCTCGCGGCCATGGTCTGCATCATCGCCGCGGGCGCCGCACTTCCTCCCGTTCGCAGCATGCTGGAGCAGGCACCCCCCGTCAGCTGGGTGTTGCTCGCCGTGGCCGCCGGCCTCGCCTGGCCGGGCCAAAGCGTCTAA
- a CDS encoding ubiquinone biosynthesis accessory factor UbiJ — protein sequence MNDIRMPTIHTAGLAATEAAANAALRLSPHSVEALKPIAGRVLALECTKPSITLYLHSESNGELRFRGVHDGPVTTRVTGTAQDFIALAQADDPAAALINGGIQLEGNSSTLIDMQRVFNDLDIDWEAPLVAGLGDVAGHQLASMLSAAFHWSRQSGENLRRQLEEFALEEAGIAPPKLALEHFYEDVQQLRERSERLEQRVERLRLRLERLRPA from the coding sequence ATGAACGACATCCGCATGCCCACGATCCATACCGCTGGACTGGCCGCTACCGAAGCGGCCGCCAATGCGGCATTGCGTTTGTCACCCCACAGTGTCGAGGCACTTAAACCGATTGCCGGCCGCGTGCTGGCCCTGGAATGCACCAAGCCATCCATAACGCTCTACCTGCACAGCGAAAGCAACGGAGAGCTGCGCTTCCGGGGCGTACACGATGGCCCCGTGACCACCCGCGTTACAGGAACGGCCCAGGATTTTATCGCCCTGGCCCAGGCCGACGATCCCGCCGCCGCGCTCATCAACGGCGGCATACAGCTGGAGGGCAACAGCAGCACGCTCATCGACATGCAGCGTGTATTTAACGACCTGGATATCGACTGGGAAGCTCCCCTGGTAGCGGGGCTGGGAGATGTCGCCGGCCATCAACTGGCGAGCATGCTTAGCGCGGCGTTCCACTGGTCCCGGCAGTCCGGCGAGAACCTGAGACGCCAGCTAGAGGAGTTCGCCCTGGAGGAAGCGGGTATTGCCCCGCCAAAACTCGCCCTTGAGCATTTCTACGAGGATGTTCAGCAACTTCGGGAACGGAGCGAGCGCCTGGAGCAACGGGTTGAGCGCCTGCGATTGCGTTTAGAGCGGTTACGCCCCGCCTGA
- the ubiE gene encoding bifunctional demethylmenaquinone methyltransferase/2-methoxy-6-polyprenyl-1,4-benzoquinol methylase UbiE, with the protein MSEEDTTHFGYRDVKTEEKAGLVRGVFDSVASRYDVMNDLMSAGVHRIWKRFTIELSGVRRGNRVLDIAGGTGDLAAKFAPMVGDEGEVVLADINASMLRVGRDRLIDNGIRGNLHYVQADAQYLPFPDNHFDCITIAFGLRNVTDKDKALRSMLRILKPGGRLLVLEFSKPRNPLLSRAYDAYSFSVLPFMGKLVAGDSESYQYLAESIRMHPDQETLRQMMEDAGFARCDYHDMTGGVVAVHRGVKD; encoded by the coding sequence ATGAGCGAAGAAGACACAACACACTTTGGCTACCGGGACGTCAAGACCGAAGAGAAAGCGGGCTTGGTCCGCGGCGTCTTTGATTCCGTGGCCAGCCGCTACGACGTGATGAACGACCTCATGTCCGCCGGCGTTCACCGGATATGGAAACGCTTCACCATCGAACTCTCCGGCGTTCGCCGGGGTAATCGCGTGCTGGATATCGCAGGCGGCACAGGAGACCTGGCCGCCAAATTTGCGCCCATGGTGGGCGACGAGGGCGAGGTGGTGCTGGCCGATATCAACGCGAGCATGTTACGGGTGGGCCGTGACCGGCTGATTGATAACGGTATTCGCGGCAACCTTCACTACGTGCAGGCGGACGCCCAGTATCTGCCCTTCCCCGACAATCATTTCGACTGCATCACCATCGCCTTCGGTCTTCGCAACGTCACCGACAAAGACAAGGCCCTACGCTCCATGCTGCGAATTCTTAAACCCGGCGGTCGCCTGCTGGTGCTGGAGTTCTCCAAGCCCCGCAACCCGCTGCTTAGCCGCGCCTACGATGCCTACTCTTTTAGTGTTCTGCCCTTTATGGGCAAGCTGGTAGCCGGGGATTCCGAGAGCTATCAATACCTCGCCGAATCTATTCGCATGCACCCGGACCAGGAAACGCTCCGGCAGATGATGGAAGACGCAGGCTTTGCCCGCTGCGATTACCACGACATGACCGGCGGCGTGGTCGCCGTGCACCGCGGCGTTAAAGACTGA
- a CDS encoding sulfotransferase family protein, translating to MSLQVIGAGFGRTGTMSTKAALEMLGFGPCYHMVECFPRGPEHWSLWEQAAAGNADWDRIFDGFAATVDFPACTQFAAIAGHFPDAKVLLNMRDPDRWFDSTQETIFSKPWIDWLPASEAGGYMKATINDYFDGRMHDREHLLRRYHEHVEAVKALIPEERLLCFEVVQGWEPLCAFLEVDVPGEPFPRINDAEATKEIIQTLMDDGFAKTFGWEE from the coding sequence ATGTCACTACAGGTAATAGGCGCTGGCTTTGGCCGCACGGGTACTATGTCCACAAAGGCAGCTTTGGAGATGCTGGGTTTTGGCCCCTGCTATCACATGGTGGAGTGCTTCCCCAGGGGGCCGGAACACTGGTCCCTGTGGGAACAGGCCGCCGCCGGTAATGCTGACTGGGATCGTATTTTTGACGGCTTTGCGGCGACGGTGGATTTCCCTGCCTGTACGCAGTTTGCAGCGATTGCCGGGCATTTTCCCGACGCCAAGGTTCTTTTGAACATGCGCGACCCGGATCGCTGGTTCGATTCCACCCAGGAGACGATTTTCTCCAAACCCTGGATAGACTGGTTGCCAGCTTCTGAGGCCGGGGGCTATATGAAGGCCACCATCAATGATTACTTTGATGGGCGCATGCATGACAGAGAGCATCTTCTGCGCCGTTATCACGAGCATGTGGAAGCCGTAAAAGCCCTGATTCCTGAGGAGCGTTTACTGTGCTTTGAGGTTGTTCAGGGCTGGGAGCCGCTGTGCGCATTTCTCGAGGTTGATGTTCCCGGGGAGCCGTTTCCACGGATAAATGATGCCGAGGCAACGAAAGAAATTATCCAGACCCTGATGGACGACGGCTTTGCCAAAACCTTTGGCTGGGAAGAGTAG
- a CDS encoding IS30 family transposase, which produces MPRRINRKYTDEERSKIWDRYKVGDSVKSIARSHHRTSSSIHGYLSRTGGIRPPVRKRPDQSLSLGEREEISRGIVAGLPIRTIAKDLGRAPSTISREINRNGGADAYRATLADKNAWARALRPKVCRLVLNRPLCQQVETKLRIKWSPQQIAGWLKREYPGDEWNQVSHETIYRSLFIQARGALKKELQEYLRSKRHIRRARTSTLKDDGLGGIAGAISISERPAAVEDRAVPGHWEGDLIEGSNKTCVATLVERHTRYVMLAKIDKKDSETVVNALIKQSRQLPSELYQSLTWDRGTEMSKHHRFTLETDIKVYFCDPKSPWQRGSNENTNRLLREYLPKYTDLSIYSQSELDWVARQLNERPRKTLEYETPAARFNACVASTG; this is translated from the coding sequence ATGCCTCGAAGGATCAATCGAAAGTACACCGATGAAGAGCGATCCAAAATCTGGGATCGATACAAAGTGGGTGATTCGGTTAAGTCGATTGCCCGGTCACATCATCGAACCTCATCGTCTATCCACGGATACCTTTCGCGTACTGGCGGAATTCGTCCACCGGTAAGAAAGCGACCTGATCAATCCCTGTCGCTGGGTGAACGGGAGGAAATCTCCAGAGGTATCGTTGCCGGCCTCCCCATTAGAACGATCGCCAAAGATCTAGGACGCGCCCCTTCAACAATTAGCCGAGAGATCAACAGGAATGGGGGCGCAGACGCGTATCGAGCCACTCTCGCCGACAAGAATGCGTGGGCTCGAGCGCTACGCCCCAAAGTCTGTAGACTGGTTTTGAACCGGCCGCTTTGTCAGCAAGTTGAGACCAAGCTTCGGATCAAGTGGTCACCTCAGCAGATAGCGGGATGGTTGAAGCGAGAGTATCCAGGAGACGAATGGAATCAGGTGTCGCACGAAACGATTTATCGCAGTCTCTTCATACAAGCCCGTGGAGCACTTAAAAAGGAGCTTCAGGAGTACCTTCGATCGAAGCGCCATATCCGTCGCGCACGAACCTCCACCCTCAAAGATGATGGCCTTGGCGGCATTGCAGGTGCTATCTCCATCAGCGAGAGGCCGGCCGCGGTGGAGGACCGCGCTGTCCCCGGACATTGGGAAGGCGATCTGATTGAGGGTTCAAACAAGACGTGTGTGGCTACGCTTGTTGAACGTCATACTCGCTATGTGATGTTGGCAAAGATCGATAAAAAGGATAGCGAGACCGTTGTTAATGCGCTGATTAAGCAATCAAGACAGCTACCGAGTGAGCTTTATCAGTCGTTGACGTGGGATCGCGGAACAGAAATGAGCAAGCATCACCGATTCACGCTGGAGACGGACATCAAGGTCTACTTCTGTGATCCCAAGAGTCCGTGGCAACGAGGATCAAACGAAAACACCAATCGTTTGCTGCGCGAATACCTGCCCAAATACACCGACCTATCGATTTACTCACAGTCTGAGTTGGACTGGGTAGCGAGGCAGCTAAACGAACGCCCAAGAAAAACGTTGGAGTATGAAACGCCGGCAGCTAGATTTAATGCGTGTGTTGCATCGACCGGTTGA